The Chiloscyllium punctatum isolate Juve2018m chromosome 12, sChiPun1.3, whole genome shotgun sequence genome includes a region encoding these proteins:
- the LOC140483666 gene encoding interleukin-17 receptor E-like isoform X1: protein MGSVCRRLFSLCLVSSVLYRGRSEVRKITRRTAYGDSGGQQQPLDIEAYTYPERVETPVGFSLNHSSLEISTILFCQLSRCIPCVQVHIRMNNSVPVTIDGVQIHFFEYKSNRNSEIQVRWKNYMPPINTANFIYECFESDAGSKVEVGVKTIPDYGHQLTEEYNVEDYETGPLMNYSVILKKKQILVTGPPGRVLKAMLCYKRGLVCRELKNSSVLLINSTFSLSYEYLLPCLCVQAFYPGPDSSRTTICPFTNTLEAFGPDLWRSSNFSDLIHHRNSMAVRLTGKCHIKPSVVLCWKSNGICEEFEESAAKISKSVYVFESVDRHSQMCFKFKYKNSSHIECRNRRDADWNVTMVTESNQLLLSFASRIPASFSAVLCKTEEDECKNQTLIHNVTQTEFSTQKLLMVLSVESHKFCVRVWRSDVVFSGKQLLCPQYSRNQLGLGLLSTLVLLAVMPMLVYMVWKFATKVVSAPLWSRTVLMMYSPDSEDQKKLICAFADVLKTELHCNIILDLWDTGRVAEIGIVSWLYSKRELVEREGGKIIIIWSKKNQKMYDQWSMLDSGSKMNHNDLHDLFNTSMACVYNDILQNRGIKDYSIIYFDGLCNKENIPAIFTKIPKYRMLKDFSSLVHALQSAPKFPCGLELGAKFLVHKILRSEKMQTLRNQIEQFTKLQRHGLLCCEESDCSD from the exons AGGCTTATACATACCCGGAGCGAGTGGAAACACCTGTTGGATTCAGCCTGAACCACTCCAGCCTTGAAATATCCACCATCTTGTTCTGTCAATTATCTAGATGCATCCCATGTGTCCAAGTGCACATCAGAATGAACAATTCAG TGCCGGTGACAATTGACGGAGTGCAAATTCACTtctttgaatataaaagcaacaGAAACAGTGAGATTCAAGTCCGATGGAAAAACTACATGCCACCTATTAACACA GCTAACTTCATATATGAATGCTTTGAGTCAGATGCTGGGTCGAAAGTGGAAGTTGGAGTTAAGACAATCCCAGATTATGGACACCAGTTAACTGAAGAATACAACGTGGAGGATTATGAAACTG GTCCACTGATGAATTACTCTGTTATCCTTAAGAAGAAGCAAATTCTAGTTACTGGTCCCCCAGGCCGTGTTTTGAAAGCCATGCTGTGTTATAAGCGGGGCCTGGTGTGTCGTGAGCTCAAGAATAGCTCCGTTCTATTG ATTAacagcacattctctctctcctatgAATACCTGCTTCCTTGCCTCTGTGTCCAG GCATTTTACCCTGGTCCTGATAGCAGTCGGACAACAATTTGTCCGTTCACCAATACCCTGGAAGCCT TTGGTCCTGATCTGTGGAGGTCGAGCAATTTCTCTGATCTGATTCACCATCGTAACAGCATGGCGGTTCGTCTCACTGGAAAATGTCACATTAAACCGAGTGTGGTCCTCTGCTGGAAATCAAATGGAATCTGTGAAGAGTTTGAGGAGTCGGCTGCTAAGATCTCAAAGTCT GTCTACGTGTTTGAGAGCGTTGACAGACATTCACAGATGTGCTTTAAG TTTAAATATAAAAACAGCAGTCACAttgagtgccgaaacagacgaG ATGCTGACTGGAATGTGACGATGGTGACAGAATCAAACCAACTCTTACTGTCCTTTGCTTCACGCATCCCAGCATCCTTCAGTGCTGTGCTATGCAAGACGGAAGAGGATGAATGCAAAAATCAAACACTAATCCACAACGTGACCCAG ACTGAGTTCAGCACCCAGAAGCTCCTTATGGTCTTGTCTGTAGAAAGTCACAAATTCTGTGTGAGG GTGTGGCGttctgatgtggtcttctctggGAAGCAGTTGCTTTGTCCACAGT ACTCGCGTAATCAGCTCGGGCTGGGGCTCTTGAGTACCTTGGTATTGTTAGCTGTTATGCCAATGCTTGTTTATATGGTCTGGAAGTTTGCAACTAAAGTTGTATCAG cCCCACTTTGGAGTAGAACTGTCCTGATGATGTACTCCCCAGATTCTGAAGACCAGAAGAAGCTGATCTGTGCTTTTGCAGATGTTCTGAAGACTGAATTGCACTGTAACATCATCCTGGATCTATGGGATACTGGCAGGGTAGCGGAGATTGGTATCGTCTCTTGGCTTTATAGCAAAAGGGAACTTGTGGAACGTGAGGGAGGAAAGATAATAATCATTTGgtcaaaaaaaaaccaaaaaatgTACGACCAATGGAGTATGCTGGACTCAGGAAGCAAAATGAACCACAATGACTTACATGACCTTTTCAATACCTCGATGGCTTGTGTTTACAATGACATTTTGCAAAACAGGGGGATTAAAGATTATAGTATTATTTATTTTGATGGACTGTGCAACAAAGAGAACATTCCTGCAATATTTACCAAGATCCCCAAGTACCGAATGCTGAAGGATTTCTCTAGTCTGGTGCACGCCCTGCAATCTGCTCCCAAATTTCCATGCGGCCTGGAGTTGGGCGCGAAGTTTCTGGTGCATAAAATCCTGCGGTCTGAAAAAATGCAGACGCTGCGAAATCAGATAGAGCAGTTCACAAAGTTACAGAGACATGGCCTCCTCTGCTGTGAGGAGAGTGACTGCTCCGACTGA
- the LOC140483666 gene encoding interleukin-17 receptor E-like isoform X2, whose translation MGSVCRRLFSLCLVSSVLYRGRSEVRKITRRTAYGDSGGQQQPLDIVPVTIDGVQIHFFEYKSNRNSEIQVRWKNYMPPINTANFIYECFESDAGSKVEVGVKTIPDYGHQLTEEYNVEDYETGPLMNYSVILKKKQILVTGPPGRVLKAMLCYKRGLVCRELKNSSVLLINSTFSLSYEYLLPCLCVQAFYPGPDSSRTTICPFTNTLEAFGPDLWRSSNFSDLIHHRNSMAVRLTGKCHIKPSVVLCWKSNGICEEFEESAAKISKSVYVFESVDRHSQMCFKFKYKNSSHIECRNRRDADWNVTMVTESNQLLLSFASRIPASFSAVLCKTEEDECKNQTLIHNVTQTEFSTQKLLMVLSVESHKFCVRVWRSDVVFSGKQLLCPQYSRNQLGLGLLSTLVLLAVMPMLVYMVWKFATKVVSAPLWSRTVLMMYSPDSEDQKKLICAFADVLKTELHCNIILDLWDTGRVAEIGIVSWLYSKRELVEREGGKIIIIWSKKNQKMYDQWSMLDSGSKMNHNDLHDLFNTSMACVYNDILQNRGIKDYSIIYFDGLCNKENIPAIFTKIPKYRMLKDFSSLVHALQSAPKFPCGLELGAKFLVHKILRSEKMQTLRNQIEQFTKLQRHGLLCCEESDCSD comes from the exons TGCCGGTGACAATTGACGGAGTGCAAATTCACTtctttgaatataaaagcaacaGAAACAGTGAGATTCAAGTCCGATGGAAAAACTACATGCCACCTATTAACACA GCTAACTTCATATATGAATGCTTTGAGTCAGATGCTGGGTCGAAAGTGGAAGTTGGAGTTAAGACAATCCCAGATTATGGACACCAGTTAACTGAAGAATACAACGTGGAGGATTATGAAACTG GTCCACTGATGAATTACTCTGTTATCCTTAAGAAGAAGCAAATTCTAGTTACTGGTCCCCCAGGCCGTGTTTTGAAAGCCATGCTGTGTTATAAGCGGGGCCTGGTGTGTCGTGAGCTCAAGAATAGCTCCGTTCTATTG ATTAacagcacattctctctctcctatgAATACCTGCTTCCTTGCCTCTGTGTCCAG GCATTTTACCCTGGTCCTGATAGCAGTCGGACAACAATTTGTCCGTTCACCAATACCCTGGAAGCCT TTGGTCCTGATCTGTGGAGGTCGAGCAATTTCTCTGATCTGATTCACCATCGTAACAGCATGGCGGTTCGTCTCACTGGAAAATGTCACATTAAACCGAGTGTGGTCCTCTGCTGGAAATCAAATGGAATCTGTGAAGAGTTTGAGGAGTCGGCTGCTAAGATCTCAAAGTCT GTCTACGTGTTTGAGAGCGTTGACAGACATTCACAGATGTGCTTTAAG TTTAAATATAAAAACAGCAGTCACAttgagtgccgaaacagacgaG ATGCTGACTGGAATGTGACGATGGTGACAGAATCAAACCAACTCTTACTGTCCTTTGCTTCACGCATCCCAGCATCCTTCAGTGCTGTGCTATGCAAGACGGAAGAGGATGAATGCAAAAATCAAACACTAATCCACAACGTGACCCAG ACTGAGTTCAGCACCCAGAAGCTCCTTATGGTCTTGTCTGTAGAAAGTCACAAATTCTGTGTGAGG GTGTGGCGttctgatgtggtcttctctggGAAGCAGTTGCTTTGTCCACAGT ACTCGCGTAATCAGCTCGGGCTGGGGCTCTTGAGTACCTTGGTATTGTTAGCTGTTATGCCAATGCTTGTTTATATGGTCTGGAAGTTTGCAACTAAAGTTGTATCAG cCCCACTTTGGAGTAGAACTGTCCTGATGATGTACTCCCCAGATTCTGAAGACCAGAAGAAGCTGATCTGTGCTTTTGCAGATGTTCTGAAGACTGAATTGCACTGTAACATCATCCTGGATCTATGGGATACTGGCAGGGTAGCGGAGATTGGTATCGTCTCTTGGCTTTATAGCAAAAGGGAACTTGTGGAACGTGAGGGAGGAAAGATAATAATCATTTGgtcaaaaaaaaaccaaaaaatgTACGACCAATGGAGTATGCTGGACTCAGGAAGCAAAATGAACCACAATGACTTACATGACCTTTTCAATACCTCGATGGCTTGTGTTTACAATGACATTTTGCAAAACAGGGGGATTAAAGATTATAGTATTATTTATTTTGATGGACTGTGCAACAAAGAGAACATTCCTGCAATATTTACCAAGATCCCCAAGTACCGAATGCTGAAGGATTTCTCTAGTCTGGTGCACGCCCTGCAATCTGCTCCCAAATTTCCATGCGGCCTGGAGTTGGGCGCGAAGTTTCTGGTGCATAAAATCCTGCGGTCTGAAAAAATGCAGACGCTGCGAAATCAGATAGAGCAGTTCACAAAGTTACAGAGACATGGCCTCCTCTGCTGTGAGGAGAGTGACTGCTCCGACTGA